From the genome of Fusarium oxysporum f. sp. lycopersici 4287 chromosome 3, whole genome shotgun sequence, one region includes:
- a CDS encoding hypothetical protein (At least one base has a quality score < 10) — MDLRRDFQFDPFSEEGQNFDSQDGSLPDIDWSNPVEFLTAMGGPMPELPSPAKVRRQAGEYSAKVFASHHLLKQILERHEATIQKRWTKKTRQQRLQILLKAWPAMPASHRPDFEAFRRESKEERERGSKYKGHYMWPYINQEDLSQPKLMLLLLNARGRCPPPAFAAADNDAMHLGKVTKALVPIFLNLHTMVLHGATTAEGYGKLLDWDSHPDAFDWMHTRKQFLPGEGLLILEAQARLMPFLVDFCHEVLHEISADAIASSAYSIQPEPFLKTDSDASGFTSLAAMAAEAPYRLPARLDLERLTSLLEAEMSAAEDHVWALREDPAYFADQFREIKDHRQEMLPDTKGLPHPATHRLRENTLWARVTFGMLLDAYANLESLTELHRQVQNLSMLQQKFHKEILPTKDLPKEYFVSLLRFKYFLEQTAKGPLDKLKVAATASPPMRKFFVREPPVDPDSTKIFVRSCPGFKMEKVEQQLIWLLQTLWEDDYALFLVRVPNVVDELERLLQAEPKADALISAHVAKMIGDLAIVTQSLKQLELYQPWAQQFEMASADHVEDFKEEYTALQKPMAQLHAAFLQKGLDYAARLAEPSGGKFTYPYSKRRTKETVDALRQAESNLDMFWAKVDDVTKARVTDFEDTALYRLLSQPRILRRTAEWRFNAHGVQSKIKIKTKGDPSETSNNNDNVAPSDATKPKVLDSQPTFSVDARALKVFRTLFFNPEVTSTPGSIPWNDFLHAMASTGFQIEKLYGSVWQFSPTILDIERGIHFHEPHPKGKIPFEVARRHGRRLTRAYGWFGGMFMLKEKQ; from the exons ATGGACCTCAGACGAGATTTCCAGTTTGACCCCTTCTCAGAGGAGGGCCAAAATTTCGACAGTCAAGATGGTTCTCTGCCTGATATTGACTGGTCTAATCCCGTTGAATTCCTTACCGCCATGGGAGGTCCAATGCCCGAACTTCCCTCTCCGGCCAAGGTTCGGCGACAGGCTGGAGAATACTCGGCCAAGGTCTTTGCAAGCCACCATCTCCTAAAGCAAATTCTGGAGAGGCATGAGGCCACGATTCAGAAAAGGTGGACCAAGAAGACTCGGCAGCAGAGACTTCAAATTCTCCTCAAAGCTTGGCCGGCAATGCCTGCCTCTCATCGTCCTGATTTCGAGGCCTTTCGCAGAGAATCAAAGGAAGAACGAGAGAGAGGCTCGAAGTATAAAGGCCACTACATGTGGCCCTACATCAACCAGGAGGACTTATCACAGCCTAAGCTTATGCTCTTGCTGCTGAATGCCAGAGGCCGTTGTCCGCCTCCGGCCTTTGCGGCGGCCGATAACGACGCAATGCATCTAGGCAAAGTGACAAAGGCACTGGTTCCTATCTTTCTTAACCTTCACACGATGGTATTGCATGGCGCCACCACGGCTGAGGGATATGGAAAGCTTCTTGATTGGGATTCGCACCCAGATGCTTTTGACTGGATGCACACACGCAAACAATTTCTCCCTGGGGAGGGCCTCCTTATTCTCGAGGCACAGGCTCGCTTGATGCCCTTTCTCGTTGATTTTTGTCACGAAGTCCTCCACGAGATCTCCGCCGATGCCATCGCCAGTAGCGCGTATAGCATCCAGCCCGAGCCATTTCTGAAGACGGACAGCGACGCTTCCGGCTTCACATCATTGGCAGCAATGGCTGCGGAAGCGCCTTACAGACTACCGGCAAGACTTGATCTCGAACGACTCACGTCTCTTCTCGAAGCCGAGATGTCAGCAGCAGAAGATCACGTGTGGGCACTTCGTGAGGATCCTGCCTACTTTGCTGACCAGTTCCGCGAGATCAAAGATCACCGACAAGAAATGCTGCCTGATACCAAGGGACTTCCGCATCCTGCAACTCACAGGCTGCGGGAGAATACTCTCTGGGCCCGGGTAACCTTTGGTATGCTTTTAGATGCTTATGCGAATCTCGAGTCCCTCACCGAGCTTCATCGGCAAGTCCAAAACCTGAGCATGCTACAGCAGAAGTTTCACAAGGAAATACTGCCCACCAAGGACTTGCCGAAGGAGTACTTTGTTTCTCTGCTCCGCTTCAAGTACTTCTTGGAGCAAACGGCAAAGGGGCCCTTGGACAAGCTCAAAGTAGCTGCCACAGCCTCTCCACCGATGCGGAAATTCTTCGTCCGTGAGCCGCCTGTTGATCCTGACTCGACAAAGATATTCGTAAGGAGTTGCCCGGGGTTCAAGATGGAAAAGGTAGAACAACAGTTGATTTGGTTGTTGCAAACACTATGGGAAGATGATTACGCCCTCTTTCTCGTTCGCGTGCCTAACGTCGTCGATGAGTTGGAGCGACTGCTACAGGCGGAACCTAAGGCGGACGCCCTCATATCGGCCCACGTGGCCAAGATGATCGGTGACCTAGCCATTGTCACACAGAGTCTCAAGCAACTCGAGCTCTATCAGCCATGGGCCCAACAGTTCGAGATGGCTTCGGCTGACCATGTGGAAGATTTCAAAGAGGAGTACACCGCGCTACAGAAACCTATGGCACAGCTTCACGCTGCATTTTTACAAAAGGGCCTGGACTACGCCGCTAGACTTGCGGAGCCGTCAGGTGGCAAATTTACCTACCCATATAGCAAACGTCGGACAAAGGAGACGGTAGACGCTTTGCGACAGGCCGAGTCGAATTTGGATATGTTCTGGGCCAAGGTTGACGACGTAACAAAAGCTAGAGTCACGGATTTTGAAGATACAGCTCTTTATCGCCTTCTTTCTCAACCGCGCATCTTGAGAAGGACCGCAGAATGG AGATTCAATGCTCATGGCGTTCAGTCgaagatcaagatcaagaccaagggtGACCCCTCTGAGACGTCCAACAACAACGATAACGTGGCACCATCTGATGCCACAAAACCCAAGGTTCTCGACTCTCAGCCAACATTCTCCGTCGATGCTCGAGCATTGAAGGTGTTCCGCACTTTGTTCTTCAATCCCGAGGTAACATCGACGCCTGGCTCCATTCCATGGAACGACTTTCTCCATGCAATGGCCTCTACAGGTTTCCAGATTGAGAAGCTCTATGGCTCTGTCTGGCAGTTTTCCCCTACTATTTTGGACATTGAGCGAGGGATTCACTTCCATGAGCCCCATCCAAAAGGCAAGATTCCTTTCGAAGTCGCTCGACGGCATGGACGAAGATTGACACGGGCTTATGGCTGGTTCGGGGGCATGTTTAtgctcaaggagaagcaatAA
- a CDS encoding phosphatidylinositol phospholipase C, gamma-1 gives MVNIMKEAFGSRLVTETLEDSYDKLPSPSELMERVLIKVKKPQIKQEPPASNFHGRRRGNSLNSPLTRSVTDAAMLMPSQSLPQSLMRSPSPSCRRPVRKTRVNTITQGGVQDRASRSASDNDSGGERNSRKTSTKIVKELGDLGVYCFGVNYVGFDTAEAKQYNHIFSMESSFAKNFRAKEQKIAVDLHNLRYMMRVYPDRTRITSNNFDPLLYWRRGIQMVALNWQTFDLGMQINRAMFDGGQDFLGYVLKPAELRDIQVLPYNPELPGGKKERSVVSFTSAVISAQRLMRPASLPANKAMNPYVEVEVFHASDKREKRNESTLPRDLDPPQKFRTNIVRENGFNPMFDGHFKFKVTKKQPDLVIVRWSVKLSNDGENYDDRPAVATYTAKLSNLKQGYRTLPLLNDAGDQYLFSKLFCKIKVDSIEKMMIDAPCRALDGSRIKGLGGKAFS, from the coding sequence ATGGTCAACATTATGAAGGAGGCCTTCGGCTCTCGACTGGTCACCGAGACGTTGGAAGACTCCTATGACAAGCTGCCTTCACCCTCTGAGCTCATGGAACGCGTCctcatcaaggtcaagaagccgCAGATCAAGCAGGAGCCTCCTGCCAGCAATTTTCACGGCCGCCGACGAGGCAACAGCCTCAACTCACCACTGACTCGTTCCGTGACTGATGCCGCCATGTTGATGCCTTCGCAGTCGCTTCCTCAGAGCCTCATGCGTAGCCCTAGCCCTTCTTGTCGTCGACCGGTGAGAAAGACTCGTGTCAACACAATTACTCAAGGCGGGGTGCAAGATAGAGCGAGTAGAAGCGCCAGCGACAATGACAGCGGCGGGGAGCGAAACTCACGAAAGACGTCTACCAAGATTGTTAAAGAGCTTGGTGATCTTGGCGTCTACTGTTTTGGTGTCAATTATGTTGGCTTTGACACTGCCGAGGCGAAGCAATATAACCACATCTTCTCCATGGAGTCGAGCTTTGCCAAGAACTTTCGCGCCAAGGAACAGAAGATAGCAGTCGACCTCCACAACCTGCGCTACATGATGCGAGTTTACCCTGATCGCACCCGAATCACCTCCAACAACTTTGATCCCCTCCTGTACTGGCGCCGCGGAATCCAGATGGTTGCGCTCAACTGGCAGACCTTCGACTTGGGTATGCAGATCAACCGCGCCATGTTTGACGGTGGCCAGGACTTCTTGGGCTACGTGCTTAAACCTGCGGAGCTACGGGACATCCAAGTGCTCCCATACAACCCCGAACTTCCTGGGGGCAAGAAGGAGCGCAGTGTTGTTTCATTCACCAGCGCTGTCATCTCGGCACAACGGCTTATGCGCCCGGCCAGCCTCCCCGCCAACAAGGCGATGAACCCGTAcgtcgaggtcgaggtcTTCCACGCCAGTGATAAACGGGAGAAGAGGAATGAGTCAACATTGCCTCGAGATCTTGACCCCCCGCAAAAGTTCCGGACAAATATCGTACGAGAGAACGGCTTCAACCCAATGTTTGATGGCCACTTCAAGTTCAAAGTCACGAAGAAACAACCCGATCTGGTCATTGTCCGATGGTCTGTCAAACTCTCTAACGATGGCGAGAACTACGATGACAGACCGGCAGTGGCCACCTACACTGCTAAGCTTAGCAACCTCAAGCAAGGCTACCGCACCTTACCTCTTCTCAACGATGCTGGTGACCAGTATCTTTTCTCAAAGCTCTTCTGCAAGATCAAGGTTGATTCGattgagaagatgatgatcgACGCACCCTGCCGCGCCCTAGATGGTAGCAGGATAAAGGGCCTGGGCGGAAAGGCCTTTAGCTGA